In one Vibrio sp. CB1-14 genomic region, the following are encoded:
- a CDS encoding MalY/PatB family protein, whose protein sequence is MFDFDEIVERRGTHSAKWDEMEASFGVSTDDGLPMWVADMDFKAPQAVNQVLIEAAENGVNGYYGDDSRYKASVVNWMSKRHDWQVSPDWVITCAGLVQGTALCVQAYTEPGDGVILFTPVYHAFSKVIKANQRVVVESPLVQNQGRYEMDLDALETSLNGKEKLVVMCSPHNPGGRVWTKEEIQDLANFCARHNLVLVVDEIHHDLVFPPNKHTVATLAAPEHEQNMVILAATTKTFNIASALTGAAIIPNPELRDKFKYVLNAAGIGPNRMGMLMATAAYEQGEAWLEALVEYLDENRRIFDEGINSIKRLKSMPLEATYLSWVDFSETGLSPKEVIEKVQSEAKIAANHGSTFGLGGEMFLRFNLATPRSRVIEAIARLQHVFASE, encoded by the coding sequence ATGTTTGACTTTGATGAGATTGTAGAGCGTAGAGGAACCCATTCAGCAAAATGGGATGAGATGGAAGCGAGCTTTGGCGTCTCTACCGATGATGGCCTTCCGATGTGGGTCGCGGATATGGACTTTAAAGCGCCACAGGCCGTAAATCAAGTGCTTATCGAAGCGGCTGAAAATGGTGTAAATGGCTACTACGGTGATGATTCGCGCTACAAAGCGTCCGTTGTGAACTGGATGAGTAAGAGGCACGACTGGCAAGTATCCCCTGACTGGGTTATCACTTGTGCAGGTCTCGTTCAAGGCACGGCACTCTGTGTTCAAGCTTACACCGAGCCTGGTGATGGCGTTATTCTGTTTACACCCGTATACCACGCGTTTTCAAAAGTCATTAAAGCAAATCAACGTGTTGTAGTCGAAAGTCCTTTGGTTCAAAACCAGGGTCGCTATGAAATGGATCTTGATGCGCTTGAGACGAGCCTAAATGGTAAAGAAAAACTTGTGGTTATGTGTTCACCGCACAACCCTGGTGGGCGCGTATGGACAAAAGAAGAAATCCAAGACCTAGCCAATTTTTGTGCGCGTCATAATCTGGTGCTTGTCGTCGATGAGATTCACCACGATCTGGTTTTCCCTCCTAACAAGCATACCGTCGCGACACTTGCTGCACCCGAACATGAGCAAAACATGGTGATTCTGGCCGCGACAACCAAAACCTTCAATATCGCTTCTGCGTTAACCGGCGCCGCTATCATCCCCAACCCTGAACTTAGAGATAAGTTTAAGTATGTTCTCAATGCAGCGGGCATAGGGCCAAACCGGATGGGAATGTTAATGGCAACTGCGGCATATGAACAAGGTGAAGCCTGGCTAGAGGCTTTGGTTGAATATCTAGATGAGAACCGTCGGATATTTGATGAAGGTATCAACTCAATCAAAAGGCTGAAATCGATGCCACTGGAAGCGACCTACTTGTCTTGGGTCGACTTTTCAGAAACAGGCTTGTCACCTAAAGAGGTCATTGAGAAGGTGCAAAGTGAAGCAAAAATCGCCGCTAACCATGGCTCAACGTTTGGCTTGGGGGGCGAAATGTTCCTTCGGTTTAATTTAGCGACACCACGCTCTAGGGTGATAGAAGCTATCGCTAGATTGCAGCATGTATTCGCTAGTGAGTGA
- a CDS encoding N-acetyltransferase: protein MIREYNEADIDSVLKVWLTASVESHDFVEPRFWHDKLDDMRNVYLPNSEVYVYEHAGRVIGFYALTDDQLAALFVEPQAQGVGIGMRLIMDARKKRDSLSFSVYKDNCRAIGFYHRCGFTVVDESTDPHTGHLQLTMSSH, encoded by the coding sequence ATGATCAGAGAATACAACGAAGCAGATATCGATAGCGTTTTAAAAGTTTGGCTGACTGCGTCTGTCGAGTCTCACGACTTTGTTGAGCCAAGGTTTTGGCACGACAAACTCGATGATATGCGAAACGTCTACCTTCCGAACTCAGAGGTTTATGTTTACGAGCATGCTGGGCGGGTTATTGGTTTTTATGCGTTAACAGATGATCAGCTAGCGGCGCTGTTTGTTGAGCCGCAAGCGCAAGGCGTGGGGATTGGCATGCGTTTGATTATGGATGCACGTAAGAAACGAGACTCGCTTTCTTTCTCTGTCTACAAAGACAATTGCCGAGCGATTGGTTTTTATCATCGCTGCGGTTTTACGGTTGTTGATGAATCGACAGACCCCCATACTGGGCACTTACAATTAACCATGTCTAGCCACTAG
- the lhgO gene encoding L-2-hydroxyglutarate oxidase — protein sequence MAKVHDFIVIGGGIVGVSTAWQLKQKHPQASIVLVEKESSFAKHQTGHNSGVIHAGVYYQPGSLKADFCKRGAEATKRFCAEHNIAVENCGKLLVATNAIEKKRMDALYQRCIENGIDVALLSQAKLEEIEPNITGLGAIKVEATSIVDYQLVTQTMAEQFQSLGGEVLLSTEVTALNEQQDCVEINCRTNGASTSLQARQLVVCGGLMADRLASMIGIDVDFQIIPYRGEYYQLPAKHHDIISHLIYPIPDPELPFLGVHLTRMIDGSLTVGPNAVQGFKREGYGRINFSLKDTVDMLKFLGFWRVSRTHWKSGLRELKNSVWRPGYLQLVQKYCPAIKANELLPYPAGIRAQAVMSDGSLVHDFLFAETARSLHVCNAPSPAATSAIPIGEYICSKVEAKLQTLENIE from the coding sequence ATGGCAAAAGTCCATGATTTTATAGTGATTGGTGGTGGTATTGTCGGAGTGTCAACGGCTTGGCAGTTAAAACAAAAACACCCTCAAGCATCGATAGTGTTGGTCGAGAAAGAATCGAGTTTTGCCAAGCATCAAACTGGCCATAATAGCGGTGTGATTCACGCGGGTGTCTACTATCAACCCGGAAGCCTCAAAGCGGATTTTTGCAAGCGTGGCGCGGAGGCGACGAAACGTTTTTGCGCTGAGCACAACATTGCTGTGGAGAACTGCGGAAAGCTTTTAGTAGCGACAAACGCAATAGAGAAAAAGCGAATGGATGCTCTCTATCAACGCTGTATCGAAAACGGTATTGATGTTGCGCTGTTGAGCCAAGCAAAGCTCGAAGAAATCGAGCCCAACATCACTGGATTGGGGGCGATAAAGGTAGAAGCAACCAGCATTGTTGATTATCAATTGGTCACACAAACCATGGCAGAGCAATTTCAGTCGCTTGGTGGTGAAGTGTTGCTGTCGACTGAAGTCACTGCGCTAAATGAACAACAAGATTGTGTCGAAATCAATTGCAGGACCAATGGAGCGTCAACCTCTCTGCAAGCTCGTCAATTAGTCGTGTGCGGCGGGTTGATGGCGGATAGATTGGCGTCGATGATTGGTATCGATGTCGACTTTCAAATCATTCCCTACCGCGGGGAGTATTATCAGTTACCAGCCAAGCATCATGACATCATCAGTCATCTCATTTATCCCATCCCCGATCCAGAATTGCCATTTTTGGGTGTGCACTTAACCCGAATGATCGATGGCTCGCTGACCGTGGGACCTAATGCAGTGCAAGGGTTTAAACGAGAAGGCTATGGGCGCATCAACTTTAGCCTTAAAGACACGGTTGATATGCTCAAATTTTTGGGCTTTTGGCGAGTGTCACGCACTCATTGGAAGTCCGGTTTGAGAGAGTTAAAGAACTCTGTTTGGCGTCCGGGTTATCTTCAGTTGGTTCAAAAGTACTGCCCAGCCATCAAGGCGAACGAACTCCTTCCTTACCCCGCTGGTATTAGAGCCCAGGCAGTCATGTCTGATGGCAGTTTAGTGCATGACTTTTTGTTCGCTGAGACCGCTCGCAGCCTGCATGTCTGCAATGCACCATCCCCTGCGGCTACTTCGGCCATTCCTATTGGTGAATACATTTGTAGTAAAGTTGAGGCCAAACTTCAAACTTTAGAAAATATTGAATGA
- a CDS encoding TetR/AcrR family transcriptional regulator encodes MTVNSKKRGRPEKGVDGLSQSRIIEAAKKMMQTNGKIPSIRGLATELNIDAMAIYHYFKNKDSLLEAVAVSLVEGIYEPNNETAWQQEVMELGWSYLALLSEYSGLLETLFKMQSSGPAEVFIARFNEVVEPLNLNDDDKTNAVSLLADYLHGFAFSMQFSDVTAQEQRRIYEGSMALYLKAVTPVLPQ; translated from the coding sequence ATGACTGTCAACTCAAAAAAACGTGGACGCCCAGAGAAAGGGGTGGATGGACTCAGCCAATCTCGTATCATCGAAGCTGCGAAAAAGATGATGCAGACTAACGGGAAAATACCCAGTATCAGAGGGTTAGCGACCGAGCTCAATATTGACGCTATGGCGATCTATCACTATTTCAAAAATAAGGATAGCTTACTCGAAGCCGTTGCTGTTTCTTTGGTGGAAGGGATTTACGAGCCCAATAATGAAACAGCTTGGCAGCAGGAGGTAATGGAACTTGGCTGGAGTTACCTTGCGCTCCTTAGCGAGTATTCCGGCTTGCTTGAAACACTATTCAAAATGCAAAGTAGTGGACCTGCTGAGGTATTCATTGCGCGCTTTAACGAGGTGGTCGAGCCTTTGAATCTAAATGATGATGACAAAACGAATGCGGTGAGTTTGCTCGCTGACTATCTGCATGGATTTGCTTTTTCGATGCAGTTTTCTGATGTTACCGCGCAAGAACAGCGCCGAATTTATGAGGGGTCGATGGCACTTTATTTGAAAGCAGTGACGCCAGTACTTCCTCAGTAG
- a CDS encoding dihydrofolate reductase family protein, with product MANIVYIATSLDGYIADKNNGVDWLHDIPNPEGSDFGFAEFMDKVDALVMGRNTLEIVLSFDCDWPYSKPVFVLSNTMTEVPEGLEGKVFLVKGELKTIIAELAAQGYNDLYIDGGKTIQSFLKEDLIDELIISTIPVLLGGGIPLFGELDKPLKFKHESAERYADCIVKNRFVRV from the coding sequence ATGGCCAACATCGTATACATCGCCACCAGTCTTGATGGTTATATCGCCGACAAAAACAACGGCGTTGATTGGCTACATGATATTCCAAACCCAGAAGGTTCCGACTTCGGCTTCGCTGAATTTATGGACAAAGTTGACGCTCTGGTTATGGGGCGCAATACACTAGAGATCGTATTGAGCTTTGATTGTGACTGGCCATACTCAAAACCTGTGTTTGTATTGAGCAATACGATGACAGAAGTACCGGAGGGTCTTGAAGGAAAAGTTTTCTTGGTCAAAGGCGAGCTTAAAACCATCATTGCCGAGCTCGCGGCTCAAGGTTACAACGACCTGTATATCGATGGCGGTAAAACAATTCAGAGTTTCCTCAAAGAAGATCTTATCGATGAACTGATTATTAGCACGATTCCAGTTCTACTCGGCGGAGGGATTCCTCTGTTTGGTGAGTTAGATAAACCGCTGAAGTTTAAGCACGAGTCAGCCGAAAGATATGCGGATTGCATTGTGAAGAATCGGTTTGTGAGGGTTTAA
- a CDS encoding endonuclease domain-containing protein, with protein sequence MKTRLYNTVHQTSFRKQLRNNPTLAEARLWYFLRGGKVGAKFRRQYGVGDYVLDFYSPELRLAIEVDGDSHFSVEGQEHDSVRAEFLETRGIQVIRFTNREVLEVCDEVVEVIREMVRELKR encoded by the coding sequence ATGAAAACTCGGCTGTATAACACCGTTCACCAAACATCTTTTCGAAAACAACTGCGAAACAACCCTACTTTGGCAGAAGCTCGACTCTGGTATTTTTTGAGAGGTGGGAAGGTTGGCGCGAAATTTCGACGTCAATATGGCGTTGGGGACTATGTGTTAGATTTTTACTCGCCTGAGTTGCGGCTGGCGATAGAAGTTGATGGTGATAGCCATTTTTCTGTTGAAGGACAGGAACATGATTCGGTGCGAGCGGAGTTTTTGGAGACACGAGGCATTCAAGTAATTCGGTTTACCAATCGGGAAGTACTGGAGGTGTGTGATGAGGTTGTTGAGGTGATTCGTGAGATGGTGAGAGAGTTAAAGAGGTGA
- a CDS encoding fructose-6-phosphate aldolase produces MIELYLDTADVNETARFNQCFPLKGITTNPTIVAKSGEGLTDTLKSMSEVLGKEARFHAQVVSKDVASMVAEAKMLNELPYDMVVKVPATENGLAAIKLMKKGGIQVLATAIYTAQQGFMAALCGADYLAPYVNRIDAMNGDGVAVVRDIQMLIEKNGLSSKILAASFKNVQQAMDVMKLGIGAITLPVDVAAQMFSHPAIEPAVEQFDKDWSGAFGGKLSFES; encoded by the coding sequence ATGATTGAACTGTATTTAGATACCGCAGATGTAAACGAAACCGCGCGCTTTAACCAATGCTTCCCGCTAAAGGGCATCACCACCAACCCTACGATTGTTGCGAAATCGGGTGAAGGCTTAACTGACACACTAAAGTCAATGTCAGAAGTATTAGGAAAAGAGGCGCGTTTCCATGCTCAGGTGGTGAGCAAAGATGTTGCCTCAATGGTGGCAGAAGCCAAAATGCTTAACGAACTTCCTTACGATATGGTGGTGAAGGTGCCGGCGACAGAAAACGGTCTCGCTGCGATTAAGCTTATGAAAAAAGGAGGTATTCAAGTGCTGGCTACCGCTATCTACACGGCTCAGCAAGGCTTTATGGCTGCGCTTTGTGGTGCAGACTATCTCGCGCCGTACGTTAACCGCATTGATGCCATGAATGGCGATGGTGTTGCAGTGGTGCGCGATATTCAAATGCTAATTGAAAAGAATGGATTGTCGTCAAAGATCTTAGCGGCCAGCTTTAAGAATGTTCAGCAGGCGATGGATGTGATGAAGCTTGGTATCGGCGCGATTACGTTGCCGGTGGATGTGGCAGCGCAGATGTTCTCACATCCAGCGATTGAACCTGCGGTTGAGCAGTTTGATAAGGATTGGAGTGGGGCGTTTGGGGGTAAGCTTTCATTTGAAAGTTAG
- a CDS encoding glycyl-radical enzyme activating protein, whose protein sequence is MYFNIQRFSTHDGDGIRSILFLKGCNLACPWCQNPESRSPKHSLLFDERSCLTECNACSDACPSIERSLNSGDITINRQTLDQSQIIALRNVCPTQALSVCGEEAKEEMLINTLMKDKPFYDQSGGGVTFSGGEPLMQSALVTSIASELKQQDVNTAIETCMHVPWKNVEQAVPFIDCWLADLKHTDEEKFQQWAQGSLKRIKANFQKLAPIAKRIVIRVPVVPGFNDTEAELADIIDFAASLESCQEIHLLPYHTLGINKYRLLDMPYLCTDKPLNNPELLEYAQQHAKQYSHINVIVRG, encoded by the coding sequence ATGTACTTCAACATACAACGATTTTCTACTCACGATGGCGACGGTATCCGCAGCATCCTATTTCTAAAAGGTTGTAACTTAGCTTGTCCATGGTGTCAGAACCCTGAAAGTCGTAGCCCTAAGCACTCGTTGTTGTTTGATGAGCGTAGCTGTTTGACCGAATGCAATGCATGTAGCGATGCTTGTCCTTCAATTGAAAGGTCACTAAACAGTGGCGACATTACGATTAATCGTCAAACGCTTGATCAATCACAGATCATCGCCCTTCGGAATGTATGCCCAACTCAAGCGCTTAGCGTGTGTGGCGAGGAAGCGAAAGAAGAGATGCTCATCAACACGCTAATGAAGGATAAGCCTTTCTATGATCAAAGTGGTGGCGGGGTCACTTTCTCTGGTGGTGAGCCACTGATGCAATCAGCTCTCGTTACTTCAATCGCCAGCGAGCTTAAACAGCAAGACGTCAACACAGCTATTGAAACCTGTATGCACGTTCCATGGAAAAACGTTGAACAAGCGGTGCCTTTTATTGATTGTTGGCTTGCTGACCTCAAACACACCGACGAAGAAAAATTCCAGCAATGGGCACAAGGCTCCTTGAAGCGCATTAAGGCGAACTTTCAAAAGCTAGCTCCTATTGCCAAACGTATTGTGATCCGAGTGCCAGTAGTACCGGGCTTCAACGATACCGAGGCCGAACTGGCCGACATTATTGATTTTGCAGCGTCACTTGAAAGCTGCCAAGAGATTCACTTACTGCCCTACCACACCTTGGGCATCAACAAATATCGTCTGCTCGATATGCCTTACTTATGTACAGACAAACCACTAAACAATCCTGAACTGCTTGAATACGCGCAACAGCACGCAAAGCAGTATTCACATATTAACGTAATCGTACGAGGTTAA
- a CDS encoding formate C-acetyltransferase/glycerol dehydratase family glycyl radical enzyme, translated as MEINYLPQRIQDHKRALVNIVTPPICTERAEAYTKVYRENEDKPVIVQRALALEEHLRTRTIWINNSELIIGNQASRLRAAPIFPEYTVRWIEAEIDGLADRPGAGFHVTEEDKEFIHSLTPYWRGKTVQDRCYGMFTDEQEAILASTIIKAEGNMTSGDAHLAVDNEKILALGLDGLITEVDEYRRSNDISSYEGLKKEQFYKSVDIVLRAIQQHILRFAVLASNMAKTEADAARKQELVTIAVNCEHIAYHAPANFWQALQLSYFVQLMLQIESNGHSVSFGRMDQYLNDYYVADINSGELEHGFALELLQSCWLKLLEVNKIRSGAHSKASAGSPLYQNVCIGGQKLNESGEPMDAVNPLSWAILESCGQLRSTQPNLSVRYHEGLDQEFLMGCIEVIKCGFGMPAFNNDEIVIPEFIKLGVEREDAYNYASIGCIETAVPGKWGYRCTGMSFINFARILLAALNEGKDATTGECFLPHDKSLAKGNFANMDEVMSSWADQVRYYARKSIEIDTVVDTVLEQQAQDIFCSSLVDNCLPSGKTVKEGGAKYDWVSGLQVGIANLGNSLTAIKHLVFDEQKISQPELAKALAENFEGSEQEQLRQRILNFAPKYGNDDDSVDLLLAEAYRVYIDELNNFFNTRHGRGPIGGGYYAGTSSISANVPFGASTMATPDGRKATTPLAEGASPSSGSDRLGPTAVYNSVGKIQADKILGGVLLNQKLSPAAVASESDKLKLSMLIRTFFNHHKGWHVQYNIVSRETLLAAKRNPEQYRDLVVRVAGYSAFFTALSPDAQDDIIARTEHEL; from the coding sequence ATGGAAATCAACTACTTACCACAGCGCATTCAAGACCATAAGAGAGCATTGGTGAACATCGTAACTCCGCCAATCTGTACCGAACGCGCTGAGGCGTATACTAAGGTCTATCGTGAGAATGAAGATAAGCCAGTAATCGTGCAACGTGCCCTCGCGCTAGAAGAACATTTAAGAACGCGCACTATTTGGATCAACAACAGCGAGCTGATCATTGGTAACCAAGCGAGCAGACTGCGCGCTGCACCAATTTTCCCGGAGTATACAGTGCGCTGGATTGAAGCTGAGATTGACGGTCTTGCCGATCGCCCCGGCGCTGGTTTTCATGTCACCGAAGAAGACAAAGAATTCATTCACTCACTGACGCCATACTGGCGCGGTAAAACGGTGCAAGATCGTTGTTATGGCATGTTCACCGATGAACAAGAAGCCATTCTTGCGAGCACTATCATTAAAGCAGAAGGCAACATGACGTCTGGTGACGCGCACCTTGCCGTCGACAACGAGAAGATCTTGGCTCTAGGTTTAGATGGCTTGATCACAGAAGTCGACGAATATCGCCGAAGCAATGATATCTCTAGCTATGAAGGTTTGAAAAAAGAGCAGTTCTACAAATCGGTAGACATCGTACTTCGTGCTATTCAGCAGCACATTTTACGCTTTGCTGTGCTTGCTTCCAACATGGCAAAAACCGAAGCAGACGCCGCTCGCAAACAAGAACTGGTTACTATCGCAGTCAACTGTGAACACATTGCCTATCATGCACCAGCAAACTTCTGGCAAGCACTTCAGCTAAGCTATTTTGTTCAGCTCATGCTGCAAATTGAGTCGAATGGACACTCGGTGTCATTTGGCCGCATGGATCAGTATCTAAACGACTACTACGTTGCAGATATCAACAGTGGTGAATTGGAGCATGGTTTCGCTCTAGAGTTGCTGCAAAGCTGCTGGCTAAAACTGCTTGAAGTGAACAAGATCCGCTCCGGGGCACACTCTAAAGCGTCTGCAGGCTCTCCTCTGTACCAAAACGTGTGTATCGGTGGTCAGAAGCTCAATGAGAGCGGTGAGCCAATGGATGCCGTGAACCCTTTATCTTGGGCAATCCTTGAGTCATGTGGCCAGCTTCGCTCTACTCAACCAAACTTAAGTGTTCGCTATCATGAAGGGCTAGATCAAGAGTTCTTAATGGGCTGTATCGAAGTCATCAAGTGTGGCTTTGGTATGCCAGCGTTCAACAATGATGAGATTGTCATTCCTGAGTTCATCAAACTAGGTGTCGAACGCGAAGATGCATACAACTATGCGTCAATCGGCTGTATCGAAACCGCTGTACCGGGTAAATGGGGATATCGCTGCACGGGTATGAGCTTTATTAACTTCGCTCGTATCTTGCTGGCTGCTCTCAACGAAGGCAAAGACGCAACCACTGGCGAGTGCTTCTTGCCTCATGACAAATCGTTGGCGAAGGGTAACTTTGCCAATATGGATGAAGTCATGAGTTCGTGGGCAGACCAAGTTCGCTACTACGCAAGAAAGTCGATTGAGATTGATACTGTCGTCGATACGGTTCTGGAGCAGCAAGCTCAAGATATCTTCTGCTCATCACTCGTGGACAATTGCTTACCTAGCGGCAAAACCGTTAAAGAAGGCGGTGCAAAATACGACTGGGTGTCTGGCCTACAAGTGGGTATCGCTAACCTTGGCAACAGTTTGACCGCCATCAAACATCTTGTGTTTGATGAGCAGAAAATCAGCCAACCTGAGCTTGCTAAGGCACTAGCGGAAAACTTTGAAGGCTCTGAGCAAGAGCAGCTTCGCCAACGCATTTTAAACTTTGCGCCGAAATACGGAAACGATGATGATTCTGTCGATCTATTGCTTGCTGAAGCATACCGAGTGTATATCGATGAACTGAATAACTTCTTCAATACCCGTCACGGTCGTGGTCCAATTGGTGGTGGTTACTATGCAGGTACATCGAGTATTTCTGCGAACGTACCATTTGGTGCGTCTACCATGGCGACACCAGATGGCCGAAAAGCGACTACCCCACTTGCTGAAGGCGCGAGCCCTTCATCAGGTTCGGATCGTTTAGGTCCAACAGCGGTGTACAACTCTGTTGGCAAAATCCAAGCCGATAAGATTTTGGGTGGCGTACTACTCAACCAGAAACTATCACCAGCAGCCGTTGCATCAGAAAGTGACAAGCTCAAGCTTTCTATGTTGATTCGTACCTTCTTCAATCACCACAAAGGATGGCACGTTCAGTACAACATCGTATCGAGAGAGACACTGCTCGCCGCGAAACGTAACCCTGAGCAATATCGTGATTTGGTCGTGCGTGTAGCCGGTTACTCTGCGTTCTTTACTGCGCTGTCACCGGATGCACAAGACGACATTATCGCGCGTACTGAGCACGAGCTTTGA
- a CDS encoding DNA-binding transcriptional regulator YciT has product MNSRQSEILNLVNDRTRVQVSELSELTGVSGVTIRQDLNFLEQNGYLKRVHGAAVSLQSDDIESRLEVHFDIKQQLANKAADLVAPNETVLIEGGSANALLARTLAERGDVTIITPSAYIAHLIRHTSANIILLGGVYQHQGESLVGPLTKLCIENIHFSTAFLGIDGFDIDTGFTSRDMMRADIASTILGKKRRNVVLTDSSKFGQIFPSSIGSTKEISVLITDKAAPKDMLEHLKSKGVEVFVG; this is encoded by the coding sequence ATGAACTCCAGACAATCTGAAATCCTCAACCTAGTTAACGACAGAACTCGTGTACAAGTCAGCGAGCTTTCGGAACTAACGGGAGTATCCGGAGTGACTATCCGTCAAGATCTCAACTTCTTGGAACAAAACGGCTATCTTAAGCGCGTCCATGGCGCAGCAGTTTCGCTGCAAAGTGACGACATTGAGTCTCGTCTAGAAGTACACTTCGACATCAAACAGCAACTGGCAAACAAAGCCGCCGACCTAGTTGCACCAAATGAAACCGTTCTGATTGAAGGTGGCAGCGCCAATGCCTTGTTAGCTCGAACGCTAGCAGAGCGCGGTGACGTTACCATCATCACCCCGTCTGCTTATATTGCTCATCTTATTCGCCACACCTCTGCCAACATCATTTTGCTGGGCGGTGTGTATCAGCATCAAGGCGAGAGCTTGGTCGGCCCATTAACCAAACTATGTATTGAAAACATTCACTTCAGCACGGCCTTCTTGGGTATCGATGGCTTTGATATTGATACCGGCTTTACCAGTCGAGACATGATGCGAGCTGACATCGCTAGTACCATCCTAGGCAAGAAGCGTCGCAATGTGGTACTGACCGATTCAAGTAAGTTTGGACAGATTTTCCCGTCATCCATCGGCAGCACAAAAGAGATCTCAGTACTTATCACTGACAAAGCAGCACCAAAAGATATGCTTGAACACCTTAAGTCGAAGGGTGTTGAGGTCTTTGTCGGCTAA
- a CDS encoding flavin reductase family protein, with amino-acid sequence MHVTHQDLLNLEDRYRANFVNSLSGFKSANLVGTADDEGNTNLAIVSSVFHLGANPPLIGMISRPHSVARDTLENIQSVGEYTINHVNNGIWKRAHQTSARYPREVSEFDAVGLTPQWQEGVRAPFVAESRLKYSLALISSQTIDLNGVVLLIGEITHLHVEREAIAEGGYIDIESLGSIAVSGLDNYHVTDSLGRLTYAKPHTKPEIFG; translated from the coding sequence ATGCATGTTACTCATCAAGACTTACTTAACCTAGAAGACCGCTATCGTGCCAATTTCGTCAATAGCTTATCGGGCTTTAAAAGTGCCAATCTTGTAGGCACTGCCGATGATGAGGGAAATACCAATCTAGCTATCGTGAGTTCGGTCTTTCATCTGGGAGCCAATCCACCATTGATAGGGATGATTTCGAGACCGCACTCGGTTGCCCGAGATACGCTAGAGAACATTCAATCGGTGGGCGAGTACACCATTAATCATGTAAATAACGGCATCTGGAAACGGGCACATCAAACGTCGGCGCGATATCCAAGAGAGGTATCTGAATTTGATGCCGTGGGACTAACGCCACAATGGCAAGAGGGCGTCCGTGCACCTTTCGTGGCGGAGAGTCGACTTAAATACTCGCTTGCGCTCATAAGCAGTCAAACCATCGATTTGAACGGCGTGGTACTGCTGATTGGTGAGATAACGCATTTGCATGTGGAGCGAGAAGCGATAGCTGAGGGTGGTTACATTGATATTGAATCGCTAGGCAGTATCGCGGTATCAGGTTTGGATAACTATCATGTGACCGATAGCTTAGGGAGGCTCACTTATGCTAAGCCTCATACCAAACCAGAGATCTTTGGTTAG